CCACGTGCGTTGTCTGACCAGATGTCGCAGCACGCGTGCCCGACACCGCCGCAGTCATCGCCGAAATCTccgccatctctctctcttcttttctttctctttttccttttcccattttccttctttttcttttttcctcctcctcctcccttccttccctctctcctctcccgcgcgctgcagagcgacccgctcgccgcgccgccccggccacgcacgcgcgcacgcctgcccagctcggcgccgcccgcgcacgaGCGCACCCCTGCTCCGGGCCGACCCCACGCGCGGCACgcgcacgcccccccccccccccccccccccgctcgcgCGTGCACCACGTGGCCGGgccacccgccgcgccgctcaccGCTCCCCGCTCGACGCCGAGCCCCCTCGCCGCCTACCCACGCGTCGCGCGCACGCAACACGCGTTCTGCGCGACCCCGACACCGCCACGCCGCTTGCCTGCCTCGACGCCCGTGCTCCGCGTCCGCCATCAAGCCGAACCACGTGCGGCGCCCCGCCTTCGCCGTCGGCCGCTCCTGTGCTCACACAGCGCCCACGCGCCCCACGTGCCTGCAGTGCTCGGCGTGCCGCTCGGCCTTTGCCCGAGCTATCCCATCGCGCCATGccacctcgccgctcgcgccgctgcTCCACGACGGCAGACGCCATTAAAGGcgccccgcaccgctcgccggccaccaccaccgccgcgcccctcctccaccaccctACTCCGCCTATAAAAAGGCTCCCCGCGCAGCTCACCCTCCCTACAACCTCACCCACCGCCCCTAGCTCTCCTCCCTAGCCCATAGCGCCGCCGCCAAAgtcacctccgcccgccgccgtcggccctcGTGGCCCCGACGCTTCACTCCACTCCAGCTCGAGCAAGGTAGGGGAATcgaacctcctcctcctcccctcccttttCCCCCCATTCCTGGCCGCCACCGAGCCCTgggccgccggaatcggccggcgCAGAGccgcccctcccttcctctatatcccgtggagggaggaggaagaaggtggctTTTTGCCACAAAACCTCCTACCTTTTCCTCTATTTGTTTAAGAGCCCTCCTACCCTTTAgcctttttacaaaataaacCCTTCCCTTTATTATATTCCAAAATAAATCCTTCCctcatataaacatatttctaaataaacccctgacctcTTTCAAAATAACCCGGGTAAATTCTAAAATACCAATCAAGCCCCTGCCTCCTCAAgaataattacaaacaggtccctgactccttatttaacccataaacctctctgtaacctatcatttcatgcaccaaaaattctccgatcgacctgaaattTTACCATGCCaatcctaacatagttttggccatgccattagaaaaccgcccAAAATATTACACCTATCGCCATAtattaattgtttccgattcaagcttaacgataaaacttttatttcttttacttgattgtgtgtttgtttgtatgcatcgtagatcacggtgtgaatgagggagaacccgtcgacgagcagtactgcgagcaagcgaacgaggaccagttccgcgacaccgaacccgaaggacagtacctcgatcaggacttcccggaaggctttcaagacggcaagttcaatcccgccctttgatgcatactttgtcctagtttttataaacatgatctattggcctattttataaaactgcatatgttttacctattgaaaatatggttggatagccaccccttgatttgttataaccattccttgaccacctagattaatgttcAAATGTGaattgtttggacgttaatcactgctagaatgcttaggaccttaaacatgATACAACtggttttataaaagaaaaatgcgtgagtgtgtgggaagggaaaaatgtggaattttcgaaagataagtttagacgggatggatggcacttctgtgtgaattgccgaatggtgtgctcgtgcctgtgtggcagagaaaggaagggagatacccatcttgtcaccactaaggaccgagttggtgtgtcatctcacctaactccactatcgtgcaaaccactcgaccgttgaatgagcaacggcttagcataaaccccactagttagtctgatagccatcaggagagctgagagcaacgggtgatcaaggagaagggattagctctgtgtgacttataccccggttaatacctctgtgataggtcaatgaccccttggtggatcccgtgatggctagtcaggtctagataaggtgggtaatggctttgttgggatctgaaCCGACACTATGGTGATCGAGCTATGGTACCCCGCttatgggtaaagttgcacacctctgcagagttaagaatctattcgaatagccatgcccacggtactgggcgagttacggtgtggtcacataactagtgtttcttctgggaatagATGGACTAGCATgagtggttttggaaaagtgtccggcagttgtgctgtGTGCTACAGCAGATGacgagtccggtagcagcttaaaacttggatcctgtatGGGTCAATAttacgtgttactcggtacaagaaaaacttactttgaaaatcctttctttcattcCCAACCTTGGGTACgtttggacttgctgagtacgtttgtactcaccccattcttaatttttacagaagaagatccagacttcattCCCGTAGATGTTGAGTAGAGgtcccgtcctgcacccaaccttacctgtggatagggtcacccgcaggaagttccgtatggcgcaagactctgatgacccactcttcgtagttaatatcattgtgtgggtgttagttgttatcctcgcgatagtggcactTCACTGCCTACTTCCACGTAGAGTTacacggtgatgtaccatctgatgtaataaaagtgttatcagtctcctgggactgatattgtatcacttttaagtcttctcttatgaggggacacttcatcatggcacaattacatgatgaacgtatcaaaatcatcaaggaaaagctatccTAGGGAGaggcaaagtataaatgtttccgtgtggatcataaaggagttttgtggtttgaatttcgtcttgtggtacccaagaatcaccagcttagaaaacaaatccttgatgaggcacatctatcgaagttttctattcatcccgatagtaccaagatgtaccaagatcttaaacagaatttctggtggactcgaatgaaaagagagatcgccaattatgtttctgagtgtgatgtctatcaaagagttaaggctagtcacttgaaagtagctggtactctccaacctttacccattccatcctggaaatgggaggacatcagtatggattttatcgttggcttacccaacacttctcagaagcatgattctatttgggtaatcgttgatagacttaccaagaccgctcattttattcctgtgcatacaacttattctaCCAAGAAGTATGCAAAGATTTATCTCGACCAGATTCTTcgtctgcatggagttccaaagacaatcatttctgatcgtggggcgtagttcattgcacgtttctgggaacaattgcaagaatcccttggaaccaaattgattcgtagttcagcctatcatccacaaatagatgggcaaactgaacgaatcaatcaaatccttgaagatatgttgagggcatgtgctattcaatagggcaagaactgggataagtgcctagcactggcagagttctcatataataacagttatcaatccagcttgcaaatggcaccatttgaagcattatacggtcgaaggtgtcgaactcctttgagttggtcacaagccggagaacgcaaagtctttgggccagatctagtcattgaggcagaagagaaagtcaaagttatccagactaatcttaaagtagcccaatcaagatagaaaagttatgcagacaaaagaagagaacctttacagttcaagataggggatttcgtatatctgcgagtatctcctactagaggtgttcaacgcttcggcataaaagggaaattggcaccccgatacgttggaccatttgaaatcatcaaaACTTGTGGTCCAGTTGCTTACCGAatccgtcttccttctcagttggccgcacTGAGGAatgcatcaaagtgcccactgagatcattaaaccacaagatatcgaaaccaaacccgatctatcttatgctgagtatccaatcagagttcttgacaccaaagaaagaagtacaaGAAGGGAGAAGGTTAGAATGAACAAAATTCAGTGGAATcaccatactgaggaagaagccacttgggagactgaaacttatctccaaagaaatttttccgactttcttagaaccaatccaggtactaAATCTTTCCGTCGTTAATCTTCCTGTAATCttggggcgagattccttttaggggggaaagCTGTGACACCTAGGTGTTtgcacagtagaactgtatttattttatgcatcatgtgcttaatttcttgaacaagggtcttatttaaaaaataaataataaggttaattgtgtaaatatgatttgatgcaaggacctttctataatttaatttgaatagaaTGGGTAAATGTTGCTATtgtggagggtttctttgtaaaattcagtgtaatcattacatggtaggaaattttacttttcagtctgaaattaagatgaatttgctttggaaaagatgaaagtccattaaattcaaaatactttctatattttcaaaataacctttcaacctttggtcaaatcaaattttgcacaacatcaaagttgtagatcttgaaaagttgaacaactttcatgttgggcactttttcatttgagccctagtttaagtgttatttttgttttataataggacccctaaacttttttgaaattgcaaacaggtccagctgtcatcttcctcctctctccctctctgctttctctaccgctggtgcagagcggcgccgcctccgctcaggaaggccgggaggccacctcctgctgttccaccgccacacgcggcacccccgCAAGGGCCCCACTCCAACCCGCGCTGGagccctcctcccctcgccacgctgcCCCGGTCGTGCTGCGCGGCCGCCACATCGCCGCTGTCGTGGCAAGCTCGGGGAAGAGCCCCAGCTCCCCTTCTCTCGTGCGCTTCAGCACCAGGGAAACCCTCGCATTCCAATCCCCTCGCTCTCTCGCCAGTTCCCCGCCCCAAacccccagaacgccgccaccgcccgcccgaacgccggcgagctcgagctctccGTAGCTGCTTCTCGACGGCCACTCCGCCAAAGCAGACCCCGCCTTCAGCTCCACCACGCTCTCGTGCAGCTCACCGGCCTCTCCTCATCGCCTATCTTCCACCAGAGCCCCCTCGTCGTCGAGCTCCTCCgtaccgccgcgccgccacacgTCGACGAACCTCTTCCGACCGCCTCCTCCTTGACCCAACCCCACTAGCAAGTACCGCTTGGCGCCCTGAAGCTCCccagcccctccaccctcgccgccgacgcccagagccgccggaatcggccggtcaagCCCCACCTGACCTCTGACTCCGACCAAGGGCCATTTTGCAagcctctttttctttctagggacctatctgcaagttttaaatcctttttcttttgtttctaggttaaaatttgaaaattccTAGTAAATGCTAGATAAagcagaaaaatgcaaactcaattgttcTGAGTTCATTGGAactagatctacaagttttgttacttgcactttttcttttgctcaatattttttgctttatttaaaataCCAAGAATAGTTAGCATTTAATGTATGTCAAGTTGTATGCATGTGCTGGTTCTGATTTTTGGGTAGTGGTGTACTAGCAGATAGAGTAGCtctgtgtaaaagtttcataacCATAGGAAAACTAAATTCTTATGGCTGTTGTGCTTTGAtttagagattgaaactttttccatgcatgcatgtcactaAAACCTTGCTATTACGaaagtttgggaaattttagatctgtttaactatatctttgatttaatgcttgttaattagaatttaattataataaatagtttcctttctTATAAAAATCTGAGAATATTTGTGGAACTCTGTTTTGGTCCTatgttcatgtctgtaaaatttaggatccagaaacaTTATAGAACTTTCTTTACTAATTAGTTATGTttgaggttaatcatgttgttttgtgtagtaagacatgTTAAATAACTTCTCtgtaaatgattgcccatatgctaagttatgtttgctaatTGTTAGACTGCCACTTTATCGCAAAGTGTGTATGTTGTAATACCatttcttgcattacatatagatacgactgttctagctgacgggacgtacgagctgatcccggagtccaaaggaggtgatcaagaagcccaggtgaacgccactacactgactgaagacccggaccaaagtccggaagagcccaaggctgatttAGCTactgactaccgcgaaggcaagccccggacataaacccagtttttcaaattatgcactttatatactacttacttgtgcatttacagttcttaggatttgaattgaaaccctagatgcatgatcctatgaacctatgtactgaacactagacttgagttcgagtaattgctatgcttataggaacggtaaaagtcgagtggttgcctgtcactcgcgagcttaataggagttgcttgttttcttttatctgcaatcactataaggacgtcggacggggtcatgttcgatatcatgaccttgggtgagagcccgtctgtgttgatgaattctgctaaggttgcggtgtgtggtagcggtggttaagtgtttgaacgtactagccacatgccgtaaatatggtacgcggtaagcctagtagctgatcggaccggtgagtggatatacctttcactctctcttagagataggtttttagttatgtttatgttgtgcaacaccacgggtgcagggaggaagttggtgccctgtagtcggggagagtgaccctatccacaagccgaaatgaaaggtcaacggttgtttgggaacaacccgacggtgttccaaacgtgtgcgttaggtttaccttgcaaggttggaaatccgattcgaatcgtccgtcactcgcggatattgagactacttgattcctttgccacacagagcaATACGagtaatattattatgatcaatcttgatgtttgactaaaattctaccatggttgattagaattagttgcttacatagaatggttaatcaactagaatattgaaagctaaaatgtgaaattaagaacctactctttgttgcttttcagcaaaaggaaaaccagaaccTTACAAAACCCTGCTTAGTCTAgataagtggactaagtatatccgttgacggttaagtcttgctgagtattagtatactcagccttgctgttgaatcctgtttcaggtatgagttttgaggaccagaccgctagtctgacttggccctgctctttgccctatggctggtccgtagagtgggatccgccttcggccggcaatgaccccgacgatTGATACCTtacttgggctagcttggtatccttttgcgacgtgttgtagccgtcgtgttttctttctggtgcttaaactctgaactttaaacttatatCTTGTATAAtattttactgagtttggacctgtaataatactttgaacttgttgtaataactgaTATGACTGTGTTGTAagatatatggttgtaatatctctggactcgccttcgtgcggggtatgcttgttcgatccgagatccgatggttgtatcgggacgttacccgacagaccaaaaattgttccgtttgaagtgcgtttgagtcggtgttgcctttatggtgatggccagcgcacttgagccgggacaattcaggtggttctgccacaggcgCCGCCCCATCCATCGCCGCAGTCCGCGACGCCAACGCCGGTCCATCCACCCTCGACGTCGCCTTCATCATCCACGTCACGCCTGTCCATGCCAAACGGGACGCCGACACGACTGCCGACCACGACGTCAACACCATCTTCGCCCATGACACCGCCGTCGTCTCCAAAGCCAGTGTCCCCGCCACCTGCTCACGACGTCGCGGTGCCAGCTCCCACCGCCTCGGCTCCAGCTCCTTCCACAACGGCTCCACCGGCACACCCGATGACGACGCGCAGCAAAGCTGGGGTGTTCAAGACAAACCCAAAGTACGCCATGGCAGCCACAACACTGCCTCTGTCGCCGATCCCCAAGTCTGCCCGCGAAGCCATGAAGGATCCCAACTAGCGCGACGCGATGCAGGCAGAGTTCGACGCGCTGCTGGCCAACAACATCTGGACACTCGTTCCGCGACCACCGCATGCCCGCGTCATCACCGGGAAGTGGGTGTTCCGGATCAAGCTCAAGCCCGATGGCACCTTGGATCGGTACAAAGCGCGCTAGGTGGTCCGTGGATTCCATCAACGGCCCGGCATCGACTTCACCGAGACGTTCTCCCCCGTCGTGAAGCCGGCAACGATCCGCACTGTCCTGGCAGTGATTGCAGCACACGCTTGGCCGGCACACCAATTGGACATCTCCAACACTTTTCTCCATGGCAACATTCGGGAGGAGGTCTACTGCCAGCAACCAACTGGGTTCACCGATTGCGCGCCCCGACGCTGTGTGCTTGCTGTCCCGATCGCTCTATGACCTTCGTCAAGCTCTGCGCGCCTGGTTCAACCGCTTCGTCGACAACGTCCTCACACTCGGCTTCGTTCAATCCCGGGCGGACCCATCTCTGTTTGTGCTACGAAAGGGGAACGCCACAGCATACTTGCTATTGTACGTCGACGACATCATCCTCTCGGCGTCCTCCACAGCGCTGCTCCAGGAGATTGTTCCGAGCCTCAAGACAGAGTTCACGATCAAGGACATGGGCCCTCTCTGCTTCTTCCTTAGCATCGACGTACAACGACACCACGACGGGTTCTACCTGTCACAAGCCGCTTATGCCCGCGACGTTCTGGAGCACGCGGGCATGGCGAACTGCAAGCCGGCTAGTACGCCTACAGAGGCCAAGTCCAAGGTTGCCAGCTCTGAAGGCAAGCTCTTCTCCGACCCCTCGTGGTACCGGAGTATGGCAGGCGCCCTCCAATACTTGACGACTCCAATACTTGACGCTCATGTGGCCGGACATCGCTTACCCCGTTCAACAAGtatgtctccatatgcatgaacCGCACGACAGTCACGCCACCATGCTCAAGCGCGTACTCCGATACGTCAAAGGCACCGTCGACTTCGGCCTCCACCTCCTTGCCGCCGCGACGCCCAAGCTGATCGCCTACACCGACGCCGATTGGGCCGGCTGCCCCGACACTCGGCGCTCCACCTCCGGATTCTGCGTGTATCTTGGTGATGCTTTTGTGTCCTGGTCATCCAAACGCCAGAACACGGTGTCCCGATCGAGCGCGGAGGCCGAATACCGAGGGATCGCCAACGCCGTCGCCGAGTGCACGTGGCTCCACCAGCTTCTTggcgaactccaccatggcgtCCAGCAAGCAACCATTGTCTACTGTGACAATGTTTCGTCGGTCTACATGTCCAAGAACCCCGTGCATCACCGACGAACCAAGCACATTGAGCTTGACATCCATTTCGTCCGGGAGAAGGTGGCCATTGGCGAGCTCCGCGTCCTCCATGTTCCCAGCGACAAGCAGTTCGCCGACATCTTTACCAAGGGCTTGCCGTCTGCACTCCACGACGATTTTCGATCCAGCCTCTGCGTTGGCACCGACAGCTGAGACTGCAGGGGGTGTTGACATGGTCTCTGCCACGGGCTCTGCCACGGGCGGCCACGGCCGGCCTCAGCTGCAACTGCCTCCGCGCATTCCGCGCGCACGACGCGATCAGCCTCGCCGTGCACTCGCCGCGCGCAGCGCGCGCGCGCCCACTTGCATGACGCGCCTTGTCTGCGCCTTGACTCCTGAGAATTAGCTGAGTTAGTTAGCATGTCAAGTGTATATAAACTGTACATCGATGATGAATACAATTGCTGGTTCTCTCAATTCATTTCTACAAGTTTATCTTTTCTTGTACCTTGTACTAGATTCGACAAAGACTCAGATATGGGCTTGGCCATAGGATACAGTTGAATGACCGGACAAGGTTGCCTCTCATAGGACCaatagtccaaaagacatcagtATTTGATATATTCATCAGTGTGCGGACACGGACGTGTAGTAGTGTCAGTGATCCATGTCGCCCTCGGTCTTTTCCCATCATGTGGAGGGGATTGGGGGCCCTGACGGCCACAGCTTCACATGGAGCATGAGTACATGGAAATTTCCTTGGTGGACTTGAGCTGCGAGTCTACTTCTAGAACAGTGACACGATGTGAAGCCTTACCAGTTGAATTGAGATCCTCCTCTGTTTTAACAGAATGTTAGAAGGACACATGTTCTCCAAGAATAACCAGGCCTTGTTTGATTGTGCCCCAAGTTTGAAACAATGGGCACTGCAACATAATCTTTTCACCACTTTGAAATCGGCGGTGCAAAAATTTCACCACTTCTTCCTTTGAAATCTGCGGTGCAAAAATTTCGCCACTGGTATTTACGAAACCGCCGGTGAAATAGTGGCGGTAAAATCTTTTTATCAAGGTCGTTGGACCACAAACAAAATATCCCTTGTGCTTAACACCCTGTTAAAGAGGTAAAGTTTCTTTATCATCTCACTGTTCTATATTTGACATGACTACATGAGTACTGATATGTAAGTATCATGTTGCTCATGTGAGTCATGACTATAAGCACTTCAACCCCACTCCAAATAGACACATCTCGTGCTTAAAATCTTTGATCTACGAGTTTTTTTCCACAATAGAAAATGTTCACCACTCACATTTGTCCATGGCAATGTCCAATGGTGCACCAATGTACTTGGTCACCGGCCCATTTTTCTTCACATGTTTAGCGTTTCGTGGTCCGTTTAGGCGGTGTTAAACTAGCAACGAATGATATGGCTTTTCTCTATTACAACACGGTAGCGGAGCCACCAGACTGAAGCAAGACATGATCCAAACACGCAAATAGAGCTGCCATCATTATCTGCACCGATGTACCTTCTCACTTGCACTCTTACGGAGCTTAAATGGTAACTTGTAAAGTTTTTTAGTAGTAACAAGTTGCCAAAGGCTGCAAGCAGCTGCATTTGTAAGAAATTGTCCCACATTAATTGTTGATGTGTCAAGGGATTGTGCACTCAGTTTTCTAGACTGAAAGCAGAGCGCAAGTACGCAACTAGTAGAGTCCTTCTCCCGTGCATGCTATTCTCCTGTTCCCCAGAAGGGCGGAGATGCATGCGCAGCAGTGACCATGAAGGTTCAAAATATGGGAATGTATCATGTGCAAACTAATTTTTTCGTGTAAACTATGAAAATTTCAATCTGAATcattggatcaatatccaaCGAGTATAGGAAATtaggtaattttacaatctggacctGTCCTTGGATTGAGTAATCATACTTTTGCAAATtccccctcccacctctctgcgcccctctccttggatgttgatctgatggaccagattgaagttttcatagtttgcacggagaggttggtttgcacctgatatgttccctcaTAATATAACTACGATCCATTTTTTAAATTATTCTTTTTAGGGCAATGTTTGGTTTCTACAgtaaaaatttcgcgaaaagaGAATTTtgtatgcatagagtactaaatgtagtctatttgcaaaactttttcagggatgagtgcaattttcacgacgaatctaatgacagtaattaattcatgatttgctacagtgatactacaataaTCATACtcgaatcgtgcggtcaaaggtctcattagattggtCTCACGAATTTACCAGAGATCTTGCAggtgattttgtaattagactttatttaatactctaaattagtggtcaaatgtgATCCCAAATAGGAAGCTCTCTGAAGCCCTGCAAAGCCACCAAAAAAACCCGAGAATCCAATACCACGCGCGAGCGTCAGCGAGGGTAATGGCACTCGATACCCAACCGCCCAACTCGTTTCACGTGGGTGGGGCCTGTTGACCGTTTTTATTTCTCATCCAATTCCATCCTCACACGTTAATAACTCCACAGTGTGAGACGTGACAGCGACGTAAGTTGTATATATGCTTGTCGTGCATATACGTATAAGAGATATAAGAGCCTAGTTGTCTAATTTAGAGTCGATATGTTCTACGTAATAGGCCTCAGCCACATACTCTATGTATTCAACCTAACTGgtattctcttttctttttctttttttcattcttttttGTTTATCTTCTTTATGTTCTGTTTTCAAGATATTCTCTTTTGATAAATATTTCGTATAAAGTATACTGGAAAGTTAACTC
This genomic interval from Panicum virgatum strain AP13 chromosome 8K, P.virgatum_v5, whole genome shotgun sequence contains the following:
- the LOC120645625 gene encoding uncharacterized mitochondrial protein AtMg00810-like — its product is MATFGRRSTASNQLGSPIARPDAVCLLSRSLYDLRQALRAWFNRFVDNVLTLGFVQSRADPSLFVLRKGNATAYLLLYVDDIILSASSTALLQEIVPSLKTEFTIKDMGPLCFFLSIDVQRHHDGFYLSQAAYARDVLEHAGMANCKPASTPTEAKSKVASSEGKLFSDPSCHATMLKRVLRYVKGTVDFGLHLLAAATPKLIAYTDADWAGCPDTRRSTSGFCVYLGDAFVSWSSKRQNTVSRSSAEAEYRGIANAVAECTWLHQLLGELHHGVQQATIVYCDNVSSVYMSKNPVHHRRTKHIELDIHFVREKVAIGELRVLHVPSDKQFADIFTKGLPSALHDDFRSSLCVGTDS